From one Neofelis nebulosa isolate mNeoNeb1 chromosome 4, mNeoNeb1.pri, whole genome shotgun sequence genomic stretch:
- the GPR108 gene encoding protein GPR108 isoform X2 — translation MESRRSCSSLLGSSPKHLLNQGPQIQCTQSPLRWTAGPPLRLTRPSRNPQCPREISSTLSPQGPSGKDKELILGLGHLNNSYNFSFHVVIGSQAEEGQYNLNFHNCYNSRPGQEQPFDITVMIREKNPEGFLSAAEIPLFKLYMVMSACFLAAGIFWVSLLCRNTYNVFKIHWLMAALAFTKSISLLFHSINYYFINSQGHPLEGLAVMHYITHLLKGALLFITIALIGSGWAFVKYVLSDKEKKIFGIVIPLQVLANVAYIVIESREEGASDYRLWKETLFLVDLICCGAILFPVVWSIRHLQDTSGTDGKVAVNLAKLKLFRHYYVMIICYVYFTRIIAILLRVAVPFQWQWLYQLLVEGSTLAFFVLTGYKFQPAGNNPYLQLPQEDEEDVQMEQLMTNSGFREGLSKVNKTASRRELL, via the exons ATGGAGAGCAGAAGAAGCTGTTCATCTCTCCTGGGCTCCTCCCCGAAGCACCTTCTGAACCAGGGCCCTCAAATCCAGTGCACACAGTCACCCCTAAGGTGGACAGCG GGGCCACCACTACGCTTGACAAGGCCAAGTCGAAACCCACAGTGTCCCAGGGAGATCAGCAG CACTCTGTCCCCTCAGGGCCCCAGTGGGAAGGACAAGGAACTGATCCTGGGTCTCGGGCATCTCAACAACTCCTACAACTTCAGC ttccACGTCGTGATCGGCTCTCAGGCGGAGGAAGGCCAGTACAACCTCAATTTCCACAACTGTTACAACTCCAGGCCGGGCCAGGAGCAGCCGTTTGACATCACG gtcaTGATCCGGGAGAAGAACCCTGAGGGCTTCCTGTCAGCGGCAGAAATTCCCCTTTTCAAGCTGTATATGGTCATGTCTGCCTGCTTCCTGGCTGCTGGCATCTTCTGGGTGTCCCTTCTCTGCAGGAACAC gtacAACGTCTTCAAGATCCATTGGCTGATGGCAGCCCTGGCTTTCACCAAGAGCATCTCCCTCCTTTTCCACAGT ATCAACTATTACTTCATCAACAGCCAGGGTCACCCCCTCGAAGGCCTCGCTGTCATGCACTACATCACACACCT GCTGAAGGGCGCTCTCCTCTTCATCACCATCGCCTTGATCGGCTCTGGCTGGGCCTTTGTCAAGTACGTCCTgtcagacaaggaaaagaaaatctttgggatCGTGATTCCCCTGCAG GTCCTGGCCAACGTGGCCTACATCGTCATTGAGTCCCGTGAGGAGGGCGCCAGTGACTACCGGCTCTGGAAGGAGACCCTCTTCCTGGTGGACCTCATCTGCTGTGGCGCTATTCTCTTCCCTGTGGTCTG GTCTATCCGGCATCTCCAGGATACATCGGGCACTGATGGAAAGG TGGCAGTGAACCTGGCCAAGCTGAAGCTGTTTCGGCATTACTATGTCATG ATCATCTGTTATGTCTATTTCACGAGGATCATCGCCATCCTGCTGCGGGTGGCCGTGCCCTTCCAGTGGCAGTGGCTGTACCAG CTCTTGGTAGAAGGCTCCACTCTGGCCTTCTTCGTGCTCACTGGCTACAAGTTCCAGCCTGCAGGCAACAACCCATACCTGCAGCTGCCccaggaggacgaggaggacgtgCAAATGGAGCAACT AATGACCAATTCTGGGTTCCGGGAAGGCCTGTCCAAAGTCAACAAAACAGCCAGCAGGCGGGAGCTATTGTGA
- the GPR108 gene encoding protein GPR108 isoform X1, translated as MAVSERRGLARLSPPEWGQLLLLLLLLGGCSGRIHRLALTGEKRADIQLNSFGFYTNGSLEVDLSLLRLGLQETEEKAPLVGFSLTRVRSGSVRSYSTRDPHDCPLWKNSSNLLVLFLINTKDLRVQVRKYGEQKKLFISPGLLPEAPSEPGPSNPVHTVTPKVDSGATTTLDKAKSKPTVSQGDQQGPSGKDKELILGLGHLNNSYNFSFHVVIGSQAEEGQYNLNFHNCYNSRPGQEQPFDITVMIREKNPEGFLSAAEIPLFKLYMVMSACFLAAGIFWVSLLCRNTYNVFKIHWLMAALAFTKSISLLFHSINYYFINSQGHPLEGLAVMHYITHLLKGALLFITIALIGSGWAFVKYVLSDKEKKIFGIVIPLQVLANVAYIVIESREEGASDYRLWKETLFLVDLICCGAILFPVVWSIRHLQDTSGTDGKVAVNLAKLKLFRHYYVMIICYVYFTRIIAILLRVAVPFQWQWLYQLLVEGSTLAFFVLTGYKFQPAGNNPYLQLPQEDEEDVQMEQLMTNSGFREGLSKVNKTASRRELL; from the exons ATGGCAGTGAGCGAGAGGAGGGGGCTCGCCCGCCTGAGCCCCCCGGAGTGGGGGCAGCTGCTACTTCTGCTGCTGCTCTTGGGTGGCTGTTCTGGGCGCATCCACCGACTGGCGCTGACG GGGGAGAAGCGAGCAGACATCCAGCTGAATAGCTTCGGCTTCTACACCAATGGCTCCCTGGAGGTGGACCTGAGCCTCCTGCGTCTGGGCCTccaggagacagaagagaaggccCCGCTG GTGGGGTTCAGTCTGACTCGGGTTCGATCTGGCAGTGTTCGATCCTACTCA ACCCGGGACCCCCACGACTGTCCTCTCTGGAAAAACAGTAGCAACCTCCTGGTTCTCTTCCTCATCAACACCAAGGATCTGCG GGTCCAGGTGAGGAAGTATGGAGAGCAGAAGAAGCTGTTCATCTCTCCTGGGCTCCTCCCCGAAGCACCTTCTGAACCAGGGCCCTCAAATCCAGTGCACACAGTCACCCCTAAGGTGGACAGCG GGGCCACCACTACGCTTGACAAGGCCAAGTCGAAACCCACAGTGTCCCAGGGAGATCAGCAG GGCCCCAGTGGGAAGGACAAGGAACTGATCCTGGGTCTCGGGCATCTCAACAACTCCTACAACTTCAGC ttccACGTCGTGATCGGCTCTCAGGCGGAGGAAGGCCAGTACAACCTCAATTTCCACAACTGTTACAACTCCAGGCCGGGCCAGGAGCAGCCGTTTGACATCACG gtcaTGATCCGGGAGAAGAACCCTGAGGGCTTCCTGTCAGCGGCAGAAATTCCCCTTTTCAAGCTGTATATGGTCATGTCTGCCTGCTTCCTGGCTGCTGGCATCTTCTGGGTGTCCCTTCTCTGCAGGAACAC gtacAACGTCTTCAAGATCCATTGGCTGATGGCAGCCCTGGCTTTCACCAAGAGCATCTCCCTCCTTTTCCACAGT ATCAACTATTACTTCATCAACAGCCAGGGTCACCCCCTCGAAGGCCTCGCTGTCATGCACTACATCACACACCT GCTGAAGGGCGCTCTCCTCTTCATCACCATCGCCTTGATCGGCTCTGGCTGGGCCTTTGTCAAGTACGTCCTgtcagacaaggaaaagaaaatctttgggatCGTGATTCCCCTGCAG GTCCTGGCCAACGTGGCCTACATCGTCATTGAGTCCCGTGAGGAGGGCGCCAGTGACTACCGGCTCTGGAAGGAGACCCTCTTCCTGGTGGACCTCATCTGCTGTGGCGCTATTCTCTTCCCTGTGGTCTG GTCTATCCGGCATCTCCAGGATACATCGGGCACTGATGGAAAGG TGGCAGTGAACCTGGCCAAGCTGAAGCTGTTTCGGCATTACTATGTCATG ATCATCTGTTATGTCTATTTCACGAGGATCATCGCCATCCTGCTGCGGGTGGCCGTGCCCTTCCAGTGGCAGTGGCTGTACCAG CTCTTGGTAGAAGGCTCCACTCTGGCCTTCTTCGTGCTCACTGGCTACAAGTTCCAGCCTGCAGGCAACAACCCATACCTGCAGCTGCCccaggaggacgaggaggacgtgCAAATGGAGCAACT AATGACCAATTCTGGGTTCCGGGAAGGCCTGTCCAAAGTCAACAAAACAGCCAGCAGGCGGGAGCTATTGTGA